CCTTTGATTCTGTCTAAGACCTATGAAAacatacagatttttctgtgtgaaaatccaagaaggaaaagaaccTCAATGCCTGGATAAGACAGAGGTCTGACAATAGTTCTCATCTGGAGTGGAGTATTAACCTGGTACGTGTCCACATCGAAGAATGTCTGGTAGTACTCAAATGTCCAGAAAGGGGcacttttcttctgtcctgcaAGCAGCTGTATGGTGGGAAAGGCAACATGGAAAATGTTACAAATATTGCATTATTACTTCATTTACACAATAGTTAAGTGATTTCTGTACCCGGACATAAAACAAACTTAACAGGGTGCTTCTAATTATGAATTATTTAACagtttcccttccccctcccttaATATTTAttagcagcagctgccactgcctTCTGCCACATCATTTATAATACACGCCATCACTGGCATCACAGGTTCCTCTGGCATTGTTGATGGCTGCATTATCTCAACCCTTCAGACAAGACCTGGCTGTTTCAAAgtctcctgctctcctgccagtCGCCAAGCCCACAGCAGAACcaagagaaacaaacacagtGCTAGgttttcatctgctgctgcattCATCTGGCTTATTTGCTTAGTTACATCACCACCATTTCAGTACAATTTCCTAGGCTGTAAACCACAACAGCTGAAGAGCCAGCACGCATTTGCTTCTGCCAACTCCACTATTGAGAAAGTAACTCGTGACAGAGAAGAAGCAAGAGTTTTAAGTCACCCAGCATGAATCCCTGATGTCCTCTAGAAATCTCTCAGTGTTGCTGGCACCACCTATATATGTGCCAGTGGAGACACTGCAGACGTAAGAGCATTACCTCTGTTTTATCGGAGTCGTCGGTCCCCAGTAATTCATCATCCTCTTCTctccctggctcctgcagaCGGCCATGCTGATTCTTGGGGATCTCAACTGGCTCATCAATGCTTATTGTGGTAGCATCAGGATTTGCTGCAAGCAAATTAGCTGCATCGTCAAATTCTGTAAATAAGTACATTACAAGACAGGTGATGATGATCAAGCTACcaaaatttttgttcttgtgGCTCAAAAAACGACATTAAGACCCATATGCAGCCCAAGAAAAGAGACAACACCAGCTTCAGCATGTCAGGTGCAACCTGTTTTGTACAGCCCAAGCTGGCTTGGGTCAAGAAGAACGTTTACTTAGTTAATGAAGCGTGAGGCTGTCTTTTCTGCTAATTTGCCTGCATGGTGACGAACCAGCAGCACCAAAGCccacctctccttcccaccATCAGCCCCAGCCCAAGCACCAGCACGTCCCTGCAAGGACAGGGGGAGGCTGCCTCTCTGGAGAGGCTTTAGAAATGGGGAAATTTAATATATTCTCCAAAAATTAGTCTTTCCAGACCCGAATTTGTTTTTCGAAAATTCGGTCAGTCTGAAACTACAGACCATTCCGCATCGCCCGCTGCCCGCCTTCAGCTGTCACCACAGCGGGTGTCACCCACAGCACAATTCCCCCTCGGGAACCGGGAGGCAGCCCTGGCGCTCCGGGCAGCGCTCCAGGGAAGCCGTTACCCAGGGACGGCCCAGAAGGCTCCCAAGGCTCGGCACGTCCCACCGCTCCCTCAGCCGGGCCGCGCTCACACCTGCCATATCCGCCTTTACCTTGGAACTTGAGGTCATCCGCCGCCGCCATTCACCCGCCTGGCCGAGGAGCAGCTCCCCACGGCCTCGGCCTTCCCGGAAGGCAGCGCCGACCTGACCCAACCGCCCCCCACCAGGGCAGGCCGCGGCCCCGCTATAACACCGGGGCAGCTGCCTCAGCTCCGCAGCCCTACCGCTCCCGGCAGCAGCCGCTCCGCTCCCTTAAAGGGGCAGCGGACGCTGCGCCGCGGCAGCCAATCGGACGCTCcgctgctccccgctcccccccgcctcTCGGCCTCGGCACACACCCACCGGGCACGCTCGCCGCGCCGGCCAATCGGAGCCGCTTCCGCTTTCACCCCCGCCCGTCCCCTTAAAGGGCCCGCGGTACGCAGGGCAggcccgggccgcgccgcctcTCTGGGCAGCGGCTGCTGTAATTACCAATGCTATATACAGACGTAGGTTACATAGTTACATGTTTATATATTCTGTTATAAATGTATCTTACATCTTCtgataatttgtatttttatatattaccCCTATCTTTTGGGGGTATACCCtattttttatatgtatctACCCTTATATAATACCCTATATAGCTACATGTTTATATGTTCTATTATATATGTATCTTACATCTTCTGgtaaattataatttttatatattattccTATCTTTTTGGGGTATACCctacttttatatatatatatatatatatatacaccccTATATAATACCCTGTATTTTTGGGGCATCCTTCCAACCCCAAGCGATGAGTACCGGCATGCAGCAGAGCACCAGAGGCGGCAGAGCAGTAGGAACAGGGCACCGTTGGCACAGCACATGCAGAATGCAAGTTGGCTGTAACAGCCCGGGGCTCCCAGCGCCAGCATCGATGGCACCGAACATGCAAGCACTGAGTCCCACACATGGGGGGTCAGACCCTCAGGCACTGCTGATGTAACTCTCAGTCTGTGGTTCTGGGAAAATCCTGGTTCAGCTCCTCCAATTAgtaaaaaacatatttgtgaATAAGCCTTGTAACGAAGCGGTTAGCGCTAAAACTCTGCCGCCGCTGTAATTAACATCTTTGGTGTAGATGGAGATAGCGTGGCTGACAGGCACCTCATGCAGATGCTGAAGTCCACGAAGAGGTGACAGCATGCAGGGCAAGGCAGAAATGTGGCCAAACACgtgaacatttttccttcccctcacccTCTACCTTTGCCCCGCTGTCACGGTGTGTTCCCATCAGAAGCAGTCAGAACTTGCCCACCACAATGTTTGGCATCAGGGCATTCCTACAAAAAATCCTGATTCTTCTGCACGTTACTATGTGTGTTGTTGTTGGCAAAACACTGATGATACTGTTCCCCAATGCCATGAAAAGATACATCCTAAAACTGGgtgaaaaaagcagaatgaatgAGAACCCGAAGTTCAGCTACGAAAACTGGGGTCCGACTTTTTTCAGCTTCAAGTATTTGCTCTTTGTGCTGAAGGTAAAGTGGAAGAGGCTGGAGGATGAAGCCCTTGAGGGACATCCTGCTCCCAACACGCCGGTGGTGACTTTAAGCGGGGAAGTTTGTCGCCTCTTCGACTTCATGCAAGGTCAGTAAATCAGCTGTGTAGACGGGTTTGGTTTGCTAAGACAATAACTTAGAAGAGGGACAGGCAGCTGGCATGAGAGTGCACAACACGGCAAACCAGACTCAGCATTCCCTTGATGGAAAAGATGCAGCACAGTCACGCCAGCTGTCTGCCTcttgattttcaaaaataaccCACATTTATCACCCCGGCTACAATATCCCCTCATGCCAGTACATTTAGGAACCTCTCGCAAATGCTGGCTCTGTCTGGAAATACCATGTCACTGAAAACCAAGATAATGATTTGTTTTAGGGAGAGAAGACCTGGAACCAGAACCATGTGCAGGGATTCAAGAATATTGGCTGTCATTCCCTGTACATAAAGTCCACACCAGCTCCCTTAGCCAGCTTAAAGCCTGGAAAGCacacagtgggtttttttccagattcaAAGTGGCTAGAAAtaatgcaggagaaaaagtaGCTGCTGTGTACTTTGTCCACTGCCTCCCACTGAGATCTCTGTAGAACATGGAATTAATCATTAAGCTGCAGTCTTGATCCCCACGGGAGGAATGGCATCCTTCTCTAACTCTGCTTTCCTAATTATATATAGATACAgatacatatatttatgtagAAAATAGGATGCAAATTTGGAAAAGAGATACACAACATCTACAGGGAGATACCCTCTTTATTAGCTTCTTCAGGATATGGATCTATGTTAGCAGCAGTTTTTGAAGTTAAACCTGGCCAGAAGGAAAATCTGAACAAATTTCAGATAATTTAGCATAACCATAGACTAAAAGAAGTGCTTTAAGATCTTGCAAATTCTTTCACATTGAGGCCTTGCAAACAGATGCTAACACCTGTGGGCATACGCTGTGTTAATTTGTAAGCAACTGCACAGACACTCTTGCCAGTGGCTTGTGTAACATTagtttaataaataatatataaccAGAGTTCTGTTTGGACAGGAAATTGCAGAAATACATTGAAAGCATGAAAGCCTGTGATGCATGACTGAAAAGTCTGCAGCTTTCACTCAGCTCAGCTAGAACCGAtgcctctgaaaaaaatcaagacatgTCCTGTCAGCTCATTAAAAGGCATCAGGACTGTGTACTTGTCGATCCCTGAGCTGCTGTCCTTTGAAAAACCTTgcagatgatgatgatgtttagtgttttttcatttcctttgtacTAAGGATCTCGGGGAGGCTGTGATGTGCTGCATGCTGTATATCCATTTCAGATCAGTTCCCTATCCCAAAATGTGGCTAATTTGCAAATCGGCTCTCCTGATGAGGACACGAGAGAAGCCGCATGACTGCACCAGCCCTCCTGTATTCACTGGGCTTTACCAAGGAAAGGGTCCCCCTCCGTTAAGCTCATTGCTGGATCTGGCACAGGTCAGAGCCGCACCAGGGAAAAGCAAGCGTCTTTATGCCTGTTCTGTTTAGATGCAGATGTTCTGCTGCCAATTTAAATGTCCTAAGAAGAAAGTTATGGGATAGCTGACTTAGCCTACCATTGCCCTGGAAACTCTGTGGCAGAGGCTGAATTCAGTACACATACTCCGTtctgtccttcctccctccGCTATTTTAACCACCAACtgtcctggttttttttccagataataGACCTTTAATCTTGAATTTTGGAAGCTGCACCTGACCTTCATTTATGTTAAAATTTGATGAGTTCAACAAGCTCATCAAAGATTTCAGCTCAATAGCAGATTTCCTTATCATCTACATCGAAGAAGCTCACGCAGTAGGTACAGTACAAACATCACAGTAATGCCTACCAAAACTTCAGACACCTATCATTCCCTTTAGGAAGACTGTTAGCAAAGGAGGTAACTCCAAATGGAGAAGAAACCTTCCTCACATCAAAAGTTGCAACACCAAATCTAGGCACCAGTTTGTATCCCTAATTCTCCAAAGATATTAGTCACACATCTGACTTTACACCAAGGTACTCCTGCTGAAGACACTCATCTCTGTGAAGGTGGAACACATTGTTCTATCTTTACAAACTTCCTCTCAGTGTTGGTACAGCTCCTTTtggaaggataaaaaaaaaaaaaagttcatagaACAAAGGTTAAGTGTACAATGTCatcatgtgttttaaaaaaaataatccatttttaaCATGTTTCAGGAACAGGATGCAGACTCAAATTTGAAAAATTTAGGAAACAGACTATACATGCTCCTTTATCTACACTGGACTCTAAGTAACACATTGGCGCTGATTTTATCCCAGGGTTAAGGCAGTTGTCTAAAATGTAACATTTACAGTTTTCAAGTTTTCTAACAGTACATCACTCCCAGTAGCTGAGAAGCAGGTAATAGTCATCAAAACCTTTTACTAGTTTCTGCTTTACTAGGAAGAGTTGTATGCGAATGTGCATTTGCATACTCCTGCAAAAGGAAGGGGCGCTTTGGCTCAAATGTTTCACTTCTCACAGATCTGGAAGTATGTTTCATTGGCTTAACTAGCAGGGTCAAACAGAATGAACAGACTGTGTTAAATGAACAGATACCAGCTCATAGCACTACTTACCATCATAAAATCCTCCCTGTGCCAATAATTTTGACAAACCATACCCAAATAGGATGTATGTCCCCCACCTGATACCCTTCTAGGGTTGATTTATGTGAGAAAATTTCagctaaaatatttccaaatccAGGGCAGGGGAACAATACGGtttactgaaattaaagaaaaataaaataaatcttgaggccatttatttcaaaagctgtagGGCTCTCATACTCTGAGGGGGGGCGGGGCTTTCATTTCACAGCAAGTTTTGGCATTAGGAGTAAACTGCAGTATTCTTGTAACACAGTTTTTTGGGATATGACAGAGTACATTCCCACCCTCAACGGATATTCAAAGTGTTCCTTGCTAAATCcctttctcatttgttttagATGGAtgggcttttaaaaacaatgttgttattaaaaatcacagaagcCTCGAAGATCGAAAAATTGCAGCacaatttcttcagaaaaataatcctttatGTCCAGTGGTTTTAGACACTATGGAAAACCTGAGCAGTTCAAAATATGCTGCATTGCCAGAACGACTGTATCTACTTCAAGGAGGGAAAGTCATCTACAAGGTAAAAAATAGTAACAAGCACAATATattgagattttttaaaattcaaaataatttgaggATGTTTTACATTTAACAGTCagcatttcattcttttcaggAGCTAAAAATTTCACAATTCACTGTAACAGTGGAGAGAAAAGGACTCGCAGCAAAACCAGTCTGGGCCTTTATAACGTACATATTTTATGTACACTTCAGTCTTGctcaaatatttatctttttgctCATTAGGAAACCTAAGTACATCTAAGCTGTGAGATCCAAGAATGCTTTCCAACTCCAGGATCCAGTTACACTGCCCTGTCCCAGTTACACAGCAGGGTATATAACCCGTGCATACACCATCTCCCATTCAACGGCTGCCATGCAGAGGAAGCCCATGCACACCTGCACACAGTTCTGGTGCAACAGCCAAGCTCTAAGGGACTTCTGCTTTGACTGCTTGAGCATCACTATGATTTTATTGCCTTTGCAGGGAGGAGTGGGGCCTTGGAATTATCACCCCCAGGAAATACGTGCCatcctggaaaaaatgaaatagaaaaagaaaaggacttcAGAGTAAAGATGGTCTGGATAAAAAAAGCTCAATTAATAAGTTTTCATAGACATGAGTGtaaggaagaatttaaaaataatatattgagacaacaagaaaaagaatactATGTGTACATTTAAAGAACACCTATAATGCGGTTCATCATCTCTTTACCTAGGTTTTCAAGTCTCACTACAACCCCAGCTACTGCACTGTAGTATCTTACTATGCTTACACAACATGCAGTGATGAATAGTAGTTGGGTCCATTGAGCTGTCAGGACTGGATACCAACGCTTACATTTGTAAGGAATATTGTGCAGGATGAACTTCAGCATGGTAGCATTTGCAAAAGTCGACTGGCATGCAAAACAACTGATTTCACATTATTAAGGTTCTCTTTCTCTTGTATACGTACAATTTTCCTAAATAGTcacttccactgacttcagaagGCTTCTGAATAAGACAATCTCtatttacatttgtttctaTTGATATTTGTTATGACAGTCATAGCATAAAGCACAGGCGGCTGTGACCCGattgtagaaaatatttatagaaacaaGGGACTGATCTGCAATTATTAAAAATCTATCAGAGCACTTCATACAGCTTTCGATTATTTACCCCcacccctctccttccttgggTTATTTCTAAGCATTAGTAGATGTTTATATTCATCCTATTAATCTCTAAGTTTGCGTTGATGAGAAAGTTGCCAATTTAAGAACTTTTGAAGGATTTGTTTGACAGTAGGAAGTAATACCCCCCACCCTTTAAGtatttcacactttttttttctttctatttaacTCAGAGTGCAAGGGAAATTTTTACAGAACATCAAGTTTTAATTCATACATTTTGAAAGCCTGATATAAACATACTAATTTAAACAGACTCAGTTATGAAGTGTTCTAGGGTAATGGTCTAGATTATAAAACTAGAAAGCTGTCACTACAATTAACAATAGTACTACACTTAGGTCAGACTCtatgatttttaaagtgttttccaACCTATGTGATTGCATTCTGTTACATACATTAAAGTAGTGGGGAATACATACTACATCCATACCTTCAAAAAACACTTTAATACAAggttttaataataaatattctcTGCACTACAgatataaaaatgtaacttctttataaaaaaaacccctgaggTACAAATTTAAGTGGGACTTaagtgttttctgctgtgccCTCTGCCATCACCCGGTGCACTGACACAAAATGATCAAAGGCTGATTTGATAATGAAACGCAAGTAAGTGGCTTGGCAATCAGGAAgctgtagaaggaaaaaaaatgttattgcatTCTCTGTAGTAACATAACAATCAAACAACTTCTGCAGAGTTTTTTAGACAGAAGGATCTAGatatttctgcatctgttttcaAATTACACATAAATCAAGCCCTTTCAATACCACTAGCCAGCTTTGGAGTTTATTTAGATGACAGCAATTCAAAAAATTCCCTTCCCTCCTGAATACTGCAGCCTTAAAGGCAACAATTGAAGGAGGAAAGATTGCCACACTTCTGAAAAGAGCTCTCTCACATAGTTAGGAGCACTAGGCAGGTGCAATTTCATACCCTAATCTACAAAGGAGCAGTCAGGAATTGCAATTTCATATCATGACCTACAAATTTCTGTATCTAACATCAACCTAGCAATAATAACTGccaataaaaacatgttttggtttttcacGATTTCTCCCCAGTTAGTCTAGACATCCCATTTCATGAACCGCTACTGACTCTAAATACTCACTGGAAATTCTTCCATTTGAAGCTGTCCTTCTGTGTGTTGCAAatctggaaaatgtattttaaagcaaataatgaAGAACAACATGCAATGCTGTGAGAAGTTTCCACTGGACTTCAGAGTCTGAGAGAGTTTAAGAACCATGAACTTACACTGcatacaaaaaatgtttttttaaacaaggtgatttaagagaacaaaaga
The sequence above is drawn from the Falco naumanni isolate bFalNau1 chromosome 11, bFalNau1.pat, whole genome shotgun sequence genome and encodes:
- the DIO1 gene encoding type I iodothyronine deiodinase, encoding MFGIRAFLQKILILLHVTMCVVVGKTLMILFPNAMKRYILKLGEKSRMNENPKFSYENWGPTFFSFKYLLFVLKVKWKRLEDEALEGHPAPNTPVVTLSGEVCRLFDFMQDNRPLILNFGSCTUPSFMLKFDEFNKLIKDFSSIADFLIIYIEEAHAVDGWAFKNNVVIKNHRSLEDRKIAAQFLQKNNPLCPVVLDTMENLSSSKYAALPERLYLLQGGKVIYKGGVGPWNYHPQEIRAILEKMK